Proteins encoded in a region of the Bacillus sp. T3 genome:
- a CDS encoding multicopper oxidase family protein: MGETSATFHSAEEASLAEEESMRDMYNIFTVNGKSGELITPLNVTQGDVVRLRLINAGYRSHAVHVPGTDIKVVSTDGQDINGPQVIKDKLVNLSPGERYDIEFTVDRSESFYIDFHDNNKFNKQIKIPVYVDGNSQKFITEEIENPELLDFTNYGTPSKESFTLDMDYDEVYEIDLGIKLKSNSLQYTLNGEVFDELPSLKLTKDDLVQITYTNKTNVDHPMHLHGHFFQVIAKNGVAVSGATLSKDTLLLKPDESYTIAFKADNPGEWVQHCHELHHAAAGMMQKIEYKDFKSNYSPDPKNNFNNPE; the protein is encoded by the coding sequence ATGGGCGAAACATCCGCAACCTTTCATTCAGCTGAAGAAGCAAGTTTGGCTGAAGAAGAGAGTATGAGAGACATGTATAATATTTTTACCGTGAATGGAAAATCAGGTGAACTTATTACCCCTCTAAATGTTACTCAAGGTGATGTGGTAAGACTTCGCTTAATTAATGCAGGTTATCGTTCTCACGCAGTACATGTACCAGGAACTGATATTAAAGTTGTCAGCACTGATGGCCAAGATATAAACGGACCACAAGTTATTAAAGATAAACTAGTCAATCTATCACCAGGTGAAAGATATGATATTGAATTTACAGTAGATCGCAGTGAAAGCTTTTATATTGATTTTCATGACAATAATAAATTTAATAAACAAATCAAAATTCCTGTTTATGTGGATGGTAACAGCCAAAAATTTATTACCGAGGAAATCGAAAATCCTGAGCTTCTTGATTTTACTAACTACGGTACACCTTCTAAAGAAAGCTTTACTTTAGATATGGATTATGATGAAGTTTACGAAATTGACTTAGGGATAAAGCTAAAAAGCAATTCATTACAATACACGCTAAACGGTGAAGTTTTTGATGAATTACCTTCACTAAAATTAACCAAAGATGATCTTGTCCAAATCACTTATACGAATAAAACCAATGTAGACCATCCAATGCATCTGCATGGTCACTTCTTTCAAGTGATTGCTAAGAATGGTGTGGCAGTAAGTGGCGCAACTTTGTCGAAGGATACACTATTATTAAAACCGGATGAAAGCTATACCATCGCTTTTAAGGCAGATAATCCTGGGGAATGGGTCCAGCACTGTCACGAGCTACATCACGCTGCAGCGGGAATGATGCAAAAAATAGAATATAAGGATTTTAAATCAAACTATAGTCCAGATCCTAAAAATAATTTTAATAATCCAGAGTAA
- a CDS encoding helix-turn-helix domain-containing protein, producing MGLFGQQCFRKKSSKVHSTIAKTLLSYLEEGINFEDVEISFVRQALERSKGNQTQAAKLLGMSRHALIYRMDKFNLK from the coding sequence ATGGGATTATTCGGGCAGCAATGCTTCCGAAAGAAATCGTCAAAGGTGCATTCTACAATAGCAAAGACTCTTTTATCTTACCTGGAAGAGGGCATAAATTTTGAAGATGTCGAAATAAGTTTTGTGAGACAGGCTTTGGAAAGATCAAAAGGAAACCAAACTCAAGCGGCTAAGTTACTTGGAATGTCCAGGCATGCACTTATATATCGAATGGATAAATTTAATCTGAAATAA
- a CDS encoding HAMP domain-containing sensor histidine kinase, producing MQTIRKRLSFLFVGCSVASILLVTLFVNFTVNTKFNQYMEDVQDKRFTRIVSYFEDAYNNEGKWTNTTGMELMHEAYMGNYCLTLKDEDKKVVWGMNPDELQNRDHLKSMFMQGNGVYNTNSFEIKSHGKIVGYIEIGQYSSVLLSEEDVNFKTSINKSIIASGVLTLVITILLSLYFSKQFSNPIREVANMSEDLSRGNFNTKSITPSNMEELEKLRASINILAQKLNYQDALRKKLVSDISHEIRTPLNVLQNNLEAMIDGVFPVTTERLNNLNEEVIRFGRLIDNLNVLKEFEAESIKLVYEDILLDELITDICHDYYMAAENKNIKLEYYIHPNGKYNITGDKDKLKQVFINLLTNALKFSNENGTVMINLYSEDQKIIVEVSDNGVGIKADDLPFIFERLYRGDKSRSQIEGSGIGLTIVKNIIQLHNANIDVESIEGKGTTVRIYFKKATEFI from the coding sequence GTGCAAACAATCCGTAAAAGATTAAGTTTTCTTTTTGTTGGCTGCTCTGTCGCTTCAATCCTTCTCGTAACATTATTTGTGAATTTTACCGTTAATACAAAGTTCAATCAATACATGGAGGATGTTCAGGACAAAAGGTTCACAAGAATCGTATCCTACTTTGAGGATGCTTATAACAATGAAGGAAAGTGGACGAACACGACTGGGATGGAATTAATGCATGAAGCATATATGGGGAACTATTGTTTAACCCTTAAAGATGAGGATAAAAAAGTCGTCTGGGGAATGAATCCAGATGAACTCCAAAACAGAGACCATTTAAAGTCCATGTTTATGCAAGGAAATGGAGTTTATAATACGAATAGTTTTGAAATTAAATCTCATGGAAAAATAGTTGGCTATATTGAAATTGGCCAGTATTCCTCCGTACTTTTATCAGAAGAGGATGTAAACTTTAAAACCTCAATTAATAAAAGCATTATCGCAAGTGGAGTTCTAACTCTGGTTATCACCATATTATTAAGCCTTTATTTTTCAAAACAGTTCTCAAATCCAATTAGAGAAGTAGCAAATATGTCTGAAGACTTATCAAGGGGTAATTTTAATACGAAATCAATTACACCGAGCAATATGGAAGAATTGGAAAAACTTAGAGCGAGCATTAATATATTGGCCCAAAAATTAAATTACCAAGATGCTCTTCGCAAAAAATTAGTATCGGATATTTCGCATGAGATTAGAACGCCTTTAAATGTCTTGCAAAATAACCTAGAAGCGATGATTGATGGTGTTTTTCCAGTTACAACAGAAAGATTAAACAATCTCAATGAAGAAGTCATCCGATTTGGGAGATTAATTGACAATTTAAATGTATTAAAAGAGTTTGAAGCCGAAAGCATAAAACTGGTTTATGAAGACATCTTATTAGATGAACTTATAACCGATATTTGTCACGATTACTATATGGCTGCCGAAAACAAAAACATCAAATTAGAATACTATATACATCCAAACGGAAAATATAATATTACCGGAGATAAAGATAAACTTAAACAAGTATTTATTAACTTATTAACAAATGCCTTAAAATTCTCTAATGAAAATGGAACGGTTATGATTAATCTTTACTCTGAAGATCAGAAAATTATTGTAGAGGTAAGTGACAACGGGGTTGGAATTAAGGCTGACGATTTACCCTTCATTTTTGAACGACTCTATCGAGGTGACAAGAGCAGAAGCCAAATTGAAGGTTCGGGTATCGGCCTAACCATCGTCAAAAATATCATTCAGCTCCACAACGCAAACATAGACGTAGAAAGTATAGAAGGAAAAGGCACCACCGTAAGGATCTATTTTAAAAAAGCAACTGAATTCATTTAA
- a CDS encoding multicopper oxidase domain-containing protein, which yields MKKKTLAILAIIALIVISLSVVTYMNKHSNMNMDNMSNDEMDKQNASNSAISLSTHSYANNIVSPKTGQPIKKFTLIAMEGKTEIVKGEFMPIWGYNGKVPGQEIRVTQGDFVEVTLKNTLSEPVTIHWHGYPLNSAMDGVPGLNQDAIRQGESFTYKFSADVPGTYWYHSHQEGSTQVDKGLYGALIVEPKAWEKPDKDFTLILDEWAENNSSMDSMESMPGWAKHPQPFIQLKKQVWLKKRV from the coding sequence ATGAAGAAAAAAACTTTGGCTATATTAGCGATTATTGCTCTGATCGTAATAAGTTTATCTGTTGTTACTTATATGAATAAGCATTCAAACATGAATATGGACAACATGTCAAACGATGAAATGGATAAACAAAACGCAAGTAATTCAGCTATATCACTTAGCACACATAGCTATGCAAATAATATCGTCAGTCCAAAAACGGGTCAACCCATAAAAAAATTCACTTTAATAGCGATGGAAGGGAAAACTGAAATCGTAAAGGGAGAATTCATGCCGATTTGGGGATATAACGGCAAAGTCCCTGGACAAGAAATTAGGGTGACACAAGGTGATTTTGTTGAGGTAACTTTAAAAAATACACTTTCTGAGCCAGTAACCATTCATTGGCATGGATATCCGCTGAATTCGGCTATGGATGGTGTACCAGGCCTTAATCAGGATGCGATAAGACAAGGGGAGAGTTTTACTTATAAATTTTCAGCAGATGTTCCAGGTACATATTGGTACCATTCTCATCAGGAAGGCTCTACTCAAGTAGATAAGGGATTGTATGGAGCTCTAATTGTTGAACCTAAAGCCTGGGAAAAGCCTGATAAAGATTTTACCTTGATCCTTGATGAGTGGGCCGAAAATAATTCTAGCATGGATTCGATGGAATCAATGCCGGGATGGGCGAAACATCCGCAACCTTTCATTCAGCTGAAGAAGCAAGTTTGGCTGAAGAAGAGAGTATGA
- a CDS encoding zinc ribbon domain-containing protein, protein MKKDSALKILGLSALGLIFLWLLNTVFFSSGYGMSVRYNMPSYYYSTGYNNYFGMNGFLISILKIVLVIFIFAFFAAVVMIVKNNLLKPEDIHAIKEQFTNDFNKEIAESDTKNSISGIEEIIAEDLNQEIKEKSICPECGHELDPEWKICLNCGKELKKSRKKKNTNN, encoded by the coding sequence ATGAAGAAGGATTCTGCCTTGAAAATATTGGGGCTATCAGCTTTAGGATTAATTTTTCTATGGTTATTGAATACTGTATTTTTTTCATCAGGATATGGGATGTCAGTTCGATATAACATGCCAAGCTACTACTATAGTACCGGCTATAACAATTACTTTGGAATGAATGGTTTTTTAATTTCAATCCTCAAAATTGTATTAGTAATATTTATTTTCGCGTTTTTCGCTGCAGTTGTTATGATTGTAAAAAATAATTTACTAAAGCCGGAGGATATTCATGCTATAAAAGAACAATTCACAAATGATTTCAATAAAGAAATAGCTGAATCGGATACAAAGAATTCAATTTCAGGAATAGAAGAAATAATAGCAGAAGATCTAAATCAAGAGATTAAAGAAAAAAGTATTTGCCCTGAATGTGGTCATGAATTGGATCCTGAGTGGAAAATATGTCTGAATTGTGGGAAGGAATTAAAAAAGAGTAGGAAAAAGAAAAACACAAATAATTAA
- a CDS encoding sulfite exporter TauE/SafE family protein, with the protein MYQILSEISHFLSLPFLNILNEAKQIPLLAGLVLGLIGALAPCQLTGNIGAITFYGNRSLQSKSQWVEIGFFVLGKIVVFSVLGLAVWGLGREFQDILPNYFSVFRKFMGPLFVVIGLVLAGILKLRFISTLTKWVPTPEKEGKLGSFLMGVSFSIAFCPTMFTLFFFTLMPIVLASSYGALLPSVFAIGTSIPVLVFAGIVTYIGLDGALLKKSKKIGNLIQKSAAGLFIIIGILDTITYWG; encoded by the coding sequence ATGTATCAAATTTTATCGGAAATCAGCCATTTCCTGAGCCTTCCTTTTTTGAATATTTTAAATGAAGCAAAGCAAATTCCACTTTTGGCTGGACTTGTCTTAGGCCTTATCGGAGCACTTGCACCATGTCAGTTAACAGGGAATATTGGGGCCATTACCTTTTATGGAAACCGCAGCCTTCAATCTAAAAGCCAATGGGTTGAAATAGGATTTTTTGTTTTAGGAAAAATCGTCGTCTTTTCCGTATTAGGATTAGCTGTTTGGGGTCTCGGTCGAGAATTCCAGGATATCCTCCCTAACTATTTTTCTGTTTTTAGAAAATTTATGGGTCCATTATTTGTTGTCATCGGCCTTGTACTTGCTGGGATATTGAAACTACGATTCATTTCTACTTTAACAAAATGGGTTCCTACTCCAGAGAAAGAAGGAAAGCTTGGTTCATTCTTAATGGGTGTTAGCTTTTCAATCGCTTTTTGCCCGACGATGTTTACTTTATTTTTCTTCACATTAATGCCAATCGTTTTAGCATCCTCATACGGAGCCTTGCTGCCATCAGTATTCGCTATTGGCACATCGATTCCTGTGCTTGTTTTTGCTGGGATCGTAACCTATATTGGCCTTGATGGAGCCTTACTGAAAAAAAGTAAGAAAATCGGCAATCTAATTCAAAAATCCGCTGCAGGTTTATTTATCATCATCGGAATATTAGACACCATTACCTATTGGGGGTAA
- a CDS encoding cytochrome b/b6 domain-containing protein — MKIKFDLVMHWLYIIVWALLAISGFAMTGANYGWLLNFDIATADYVHRISSAIFVILTLMSIIYEVIRGIKNEVKNSAWMVIGKQGYQLFTYITTLLFIVTGALIWFCMEFDMSFISFPLLVHEYLSYIVLASVIWHIYMKCHILLWPKKRVVQREGK; from the coding sequence ATGAAAATCAAATTTGATCTGGTTATGCACTGGCTGTACATCATCGTTTGGGCATTGCTTGCCATTAGTGGCTTCGCCATGACCGGAGCAAACTATGGTTGGTTATTAAATTTTGATATAGCCACTGCAGACTATGTACATCGTATATCTTCAGCCATATTTGTCATCCTTACCCTTATGTCAATTATCTACGAAGTTATTAGAGGGATTAAGAATGAAGTGAAAAATTCAGCATGGATGGTAATAGGGAAACAGGGATACCAACTGTTTACTTATATTACAACGTTACTATTTATCGTAACAGGAGCATTAATCTGGTTCTGTATGGAATTCGACATGTCCTTTATCAGTTTTCCGCTCCTCGTTCATGAATACTTATCCTATATCGTTCTAGCAAGTGTGATCTGGCATATTTACATGAAATGTCACATTCTATTATGGCCTAAAAAAAGAGTGGTCCAAAGGGAGGGGAAATAA
- a CDS encoding sulfite exporter TauE/SafE family protein gives MSIRKEKIKVYGMTCTSCEKRVERSLNKLSGLFKVKANFSGQFAEIEYEEELCSLSEIKDAVKRAGYTTESSKDFKFIGILVVVIAVALLGMNTSGFNMDAKLTNASYAVLFMVGILTSIHCVGMCGGIMLSQSLKTESKNKFDAMKPALFYNLGRVVSYTILGGIVGAIGSVFSLSLTAQAGMQIFAGMFMIMMGFNMAGFSAFRKFQIKLPAAVCKIQSKPRTPFLVGFLNGLMPCGPLQTMEIFALGTGSAMAGALSMFMFALGTVPLMLTFGAVSGLLSKGYTKKLLKYSGVLIIVLGLIMSNRGLALAGMNIGPTALLGNIGAFGTGNTASANAIKATVKDGVQYVNMTADYSGYNPNEIYVQKGLPVKWVVDGKELSGCNNTIVIPDLNIQQKLQSGLNTIEFTPKDKDLAFSCWMGMIRGTIKVVDDLKTVSASNSDASADDASAGTSNGGKTTTQQESIYGDDITKVPTDRLVKKAEVNAANEQTITIKGIGYELEPLVLVAKIGVPTKMSLDLTEFDTADGSFSILNAETQEVVTKFDGQKGVMELEFSFNKAGTYGIYQDEQIIGLIEAVDNLDAVDLEQIRTKYLQ, from the coding sequence ATGAGTATCAGAAAGGAAAAGATCAAGGTGTATGGCATGACCTGTACATCTTGCGAAAAACGTGTTGAAAGATCTTTAAATAAATTAAGTGGCTTATTTAAGGTAAAGGCAAACTTTAGTGGCCAATTCGCTGAAATTGAATACGAGGAAGAATTGTGTAGTCTCAGTGAAATTAAGGATGCCGTTAAACGTGCGGGCTACACTACAGAAAGCTCGAAGGATTTTAAGTTTATTGGGATTCTAGTAGTTGTAATAGCAGTGGCACTGCTCGGGATGAATACGAGTGGCTTTAATATGGATGCAAAGCTTACCAATGCCTCTTACGCTGTGTTATTTATGGTTGGAATTCTCACCTCTATTCACTGTGTCGGCATGTGTGGCGGTATTATGCTTTCACAAAGCTTAAAAACAGAAAGTAAGAACAAATTTGATGCGATGAAGCCAGCCCTTTTTTATAATCTTGGACGAGTCGTCTCCTACACGATATTAGGTGGAATTGTAGGAGCAATCGGTTCGGTATTTTCACTTTCACTAACGGCTCAGGCAGGCATGCAAATCTTTGCCGGAATGTTCATGATCATGATGGGCTTTAATATGGCGGGATTTAGTGCCTTCAGAAAGTTTCAAATAAAATTGCCCGCTGCAGTTTGCAAAATCCAAAGTAAACCGAGAACTCCGTTTTTAGTGGGATTTTTAAATGGATTAATGCCATGCGGACCATTGCAAACAATGGAAATCTTTGCTCTTGGGACAGGAAGTGCAATGGCTGGTGCATTGTCGATGTTTATGTTTGCGTTAGGAACTGTTCCACTCATGCTAACGTTCGGAGCGGTGTCTGGATTATTAAGTAAAGGGTATACAAAGAAGCTTCTAAAATATAGTGGGGTTCTAATCATCGTATTAGGGCTTATCATGAGTAATAGAGGTTTAGCGTTAGCAGGAATGAATATTGGCCCAACTGCTTTATTAGGGAATATTGGTGCCTTTGGTACTGGAAATACGGCTTCAGCAAATGCCATTAAAGCGACTGTAAAAGATGGAGTTCAATATGTAAACATGACGGCAGATTACTCTGGTTATAATCCAAATGAGATTTATGTTCAAAAAGGATTGCCAGTTAAATGGGTGGTCGATGGAAAAGAGTTATCAGGCTGTAATAATACGATTGTTATTCCGGACTTAAATATTCAACAGAAGCTGCAAAGCGGGTTAAACACGATTGAATTTACGCCAAAAGATAAAGATCTTGCCTTTAGCTGCTGGATGGGAATGATTCGTGGCACGATTAAGGTTGTGGATGATCTTAAAACCGTTTCCGCTTCAAACAGTGATGCATCTGCGGATGATGCTTCTGCAGGGACATCTAATGGAGGGAAAACAACCACTCAACAGGAAAGCATTTATGGAGACGATATCACGAAAGTACCAACTGATCGCTTAGTAAAAAAAGCTGAAGTAAATGCTGCAAATGAGCAAACTATTACGATTAAAGGGATTGGTTATGAATTAGAGCCACTTGTCCTCGTAGCAAAAATTGGTGTGCCAACCAAGATGTCTTTAGACTTAACAGAATTTGATACTGCTGATGGAAGCTTTTCTATTTTGAATGCTGAAACTCAAGAGGTTGTGACGAAGTTTGATGGTCAAAAAGGAGTAATGGAGCTTGAGTTTTCTTTCAATAAAGCAGGTACGTACGGAATCTATCAAGATGAACAAATAATAGGTCTAATTGAGGCCGTTGATAATTTAGATGCTGTTGATTTAGAGCAAATAAGAACTAAGTACCTCCAATAA
- a CDS encoding response regulator transcription factor — MKNILIVEDEEKVSEVIKGYLEKDGYNVQSTTSGLKAIELFKTNDFQLVILDLMLPDISGEEICKIIRQSSNVHIFMLTAKGALNDRIEGLNIGADEYLIKPFSPRELTARVNALFRRLNGGGDTSAYLFNDGNLLIDYEKRMVKIQDQKIPFTPNEFDILIALASNKGKVLSREQLIDKIFGTDFGGYDRTIDVHIKNIRKKIESDTRNPKYVVTVMKVGYKFGGEM, encoded by the coding sequence ATGAAAAATATTTTAATTGTCGAGGATGAAGAAAAAGTTTCGGAGGTTATTAAAGGATATTTAGAGAAGGATGGATATAACGTACAAAGTACAACATCAGGTCTTAAAGCCATTGAGCTTTTCAAAACCAATGACTTTCAATTAGTTATCCTAGACTTAATGCTACCTGATATTAGTGGTGAAGAAATTTGTAAAATTATCAGACAAAGCTCGAATGTGCATATCTTTATGCTTACTGCTAAAGGAGCGCTAAATGATCGAATCGAAGGTTTAAATATCGGTGCCGATGAATATTTGATAAAACCGTTTAGTCCGCGCGAGCTAACTGCTAGGGTTAATGCGCTGTTTCGTAGATTAAATGGTGGCGGAGATACATCTGCTTATCTTTTTAATGATGGAAACCTCCTCATTGATTATGAAAAAAGAATGGTAAAAATTCAGGACCAAAAAATCCCGTTTACTCCTAATGAATTTGATATCCTTATTGCTTTGGCTTCAAATAAAGGAAAAGTTTTATCACGAGAACAGCTAATTGATAAAATATTTGGGACAGATTTCGGAGGATATGACCGTACAATTGATGTGCATATCAAAAATATTAGAAAGAAAATTGAGTCTGATACGAGAAATCCAAAATATGTGGTAACGGTCATGAAGGTTGGCTATAAATTTGGTGGTGAAATGTAG
- a CDS encoding PAS domain S-box protein — protein MKNKRCFKFLIALLILSIAALHSYSSSSNSTLHQFYKLLYFVPVILASFKFGFRGGTVTALIISIIYSPQKLLSFSFTGETISELLDILLFFAIGIITGILVEKKNLAILTIDNQLKKYIILENFSNSIFESIHNGIVSINKDCLITSLNTGAKNILGVNNDCIGTNILEMFPTRDDFETIIWTVMETGEPLINIEKHLYIKNEEVTIELGVYPLSLDNKNKGLVIIIEDITEIKKIKEQMQRNDKLATVGELATGIAHEIRNPLAIIKMIEQTMRSELKENKDAIVELEIIDEEVERANKVIKSLMEFGKPSKNEKNSYSLNEIIEDVLIIVNKYTSQHNVKVCFNRSDIPYAELDKEQLKQAFVNLIFNAVDAMPNGENLRYQQNTL, from the coding sequence ATGAAAAATAAACGGTGTTTTAAATTCTTAATCGCATTGCTTATCCTTAGCATTGCCGCGTTACATAGTTATTCTAGTTCTTCAAATTCGACTCTACATCAATTTTATAAGCTATTGTATTTCGTTCCCGTCATATTAGCCTCATTTAAGTTTGGTTTTAGAGGAGGAACCGTTACAGCACTTATTATCAGCATTATTTACTCTCCCCAAAAATTATTATCCTTTAGTTTTACAGGAGAGACGATTAGTGAGCTACTAGATATTCTACTGTTTTTTGCGATTGGAATAATCACCGGAATATTAGTAGAGAAGAAAAATCTAGCTATTCTCACAATAGATAACCAATTAAAAAAATACATCATTCTTGAGAATTTTTCGAACTCTATTTTTGAAAGCATTCATAACGGAATTGTATCAATAAATAAAGATTGCTTGATTACTTCATTGAACACTGGAGCAAAAAATATATTAGGAGTAAATAATGACTGCATAGGTACAAATATTCTTGAGATGTTCCCTACAAGAGATGATTTCGAAACCATAATTTGGACTGTGATGGAAACAGGCGAACCTCTAATAAATATTGAAAAACATCTCTATATAAAAAATGAGGAAGTTACGATTGAGCTCGGAGTCTATCCACTTAGTTTGGACAACAAAAATAAAGGGCTAGTGATCATTATTGAAGATATAACAGAAATAAAAAAAATTAAGGAACAAATGCAGAGAAATGATAAACTGGCCACTGTTGGTGAGCTTGCTACAGGGATTGCACATGAAATAAGAAATCCGTTAGCCATCATAAAAATGATTGAACAGACGATGAGAAGTGAACTAAAGGAAAATAAAGATGCAATAGTAGAGCTTGAGATTATTGATGAAGAAGTGGAAAGAGCCAACAAGGTCATTAAATCACTAATGGAATTTGGTAAGCCTAGTAAAAATGAAAAAAACAGCTATTCCTTAAATGAAATAATAGAGGATGTTTTGATTATTGTTAATAAATATACGTCTCAGCATAATGTAAAGGTTTGTTTTAACCGATCTGATATTCCATACGCTGAGCTAGATAAGGAACAGTTGAAACAGGCTTTTGTTAATTTAATTTTTAATGCTGTTGATGCCATGCCTAATGGGGAGAACTTACGATATCAACAGAATACTCTTTAA
- a CDS encoding ATP-binding protein, which yields MIFQDCGQGIAEENMEKIFSPFFTTKDEGTGLGLSIVHRIIEDHRGIIKVTSKEGKGACFELLFPIEFDSMEKFTQSLSARFNA from the coding sequence GTGATCTTCCAAGATTGTGGCCAAGGAATTGCAGAGGAAAATATGGAAAAAATATTTTCTCCTTTTTTCACGACAAAGGATGAGGGAACTGGATTAGGCTTATCGATTGTTCACAGAATAATAGAAGATCACCGAGGGATTATCAAGGTAACAAGTAAAGAAGGAAAGGGAGCCTGTTTTGAATTGTTATTTCCCATAGAGTTTGATTCTATGGAGAAATTTACTCAATCACTCTCAGCAAGATTTAATGCATAG
- a CDS encoding heavy-metal-associated domain-containing protein has protein sequence MNKKILIEGMSCDHCIKHVTNALTELNGVTNVDVNLKENFAILNANTEVKDEDIKFALDDAGYDVVGIEVL, from the coding sequence ATGAATAAAAAAATATTAATCGAAGGCATGAGCTGTGACCATTGCATCAAGCATGTTACAAACGCGTTAACTGAACTTAACGGAGTAACAAATGTTGATGTTAATTTAAAAGAAAACTTTGCTATTCTAAATGCAAATACGGAAGTAAAAGATGAAGATATCAAATTTGCTTTAGATGACGCAGGTTATGATGTAGTAGGAATCGAAGTATTATAA
- a CDS encoding PCYCGC motif-containing (lipo)protein gives MKKAKIIGLSSAFILGLLLTGCGSKEDATLDAKHKELPEYVVNAKEEVKGAYIMASAYPEVLASVPCYCGCYELDGHTSNLDCFVDSMDSNNAVTEWDAMGVSUDICVVIAREATDMHKDGKDLKEINSAITKKYESYGTPTPTPVPK, from the coding sequence ATGAAAAAAGCAAAAATAATCGGCTTATCAAGTGCTTTTATTTTAGGTTTGCTTTTAACGGGCTGCGGTTCAAAAGAAGACGCAACGTTAGATGCTAAGCATAAAGAACTACCTGAATATGTCGTTAATGCAAAAGAAGAGGTTAAAGGAGCCTACATTATGGCTTCCGCGTATCCTGAAGTACTGGCATCTGTTCCTTGTTACTGTGGTTGCTATGAACTTGATGGACATACTAGTAATCTTGATTGTTTTGTTGATAGCATGGATTCAAATAACGCTGTCACTGAATGGGACGCAATGGGAGTATCTTGAGACATCTGTGTCGTAATCGCCCGTGAGGCGACTGATATGCATAAAGATGGAAAAGATTTAAAAGAAATTAATAGTGCCATTACGAAAAAATACGAATCATACGGTACGCCGACACCTACTCCAGTACCTAAATGA
- a CDS encoding zinc ribbon domain-containing protein, translating to MKNDSAIKMIGYSILGIIILWLAKAVLFPTGYGVSVRYTMPGYSRNGYGYEHTYNSFNSFNSLTSSFIQILFFVFLVALIVGAVMVVKNYLFTPEDIAEIKGSFIGKANGVTNPCVTCGKEINPEWKVCPHCGKDVGTKDRE from the coding sequence GTGAAGAATGATTCAGCCATCAAAATGATTGGATATTCGATTCTAGGTATAATCATACTCTGGCTTGCCAAAGCTGTTTTATTCCCTACAGGATATGGCGTGTCTGTAAGATATACAATGCCAGGATATTCCAGAAATGGTTATGGATATGAACATACCTATAATTCCTTCAATAGTTTTAATAGTTTAACGAGTTCTTTCATACAAATCTTATTTTTTGTATTTTTAGTAGCACTAATTGTGGGAGCAGTAATGGTAGTCAAAAACTATCTATTTACTCCAGAAGATATTGCCGAAATTAAAGGATCCTTTATTGGAAAAGCAAATGGAGTAACAAATCCTTGCGTCACTTGTGGAAAAGAAATAAATCCAGAATGGAAAGTATGCCCGCATTGCGGGAAAGATGTAGGTACTAAAGATAGGGAATAA
- a CDS encoding double zinc ribbon domain-containing protein yields the protein MSDKKCPNCSNSIKTDFNVCPVCKETLRKKCGACGKMVDITWKYCPYCEETLRNSHY from the coding sequence ATGTCGGATAAAAAATGCCCTAATTGTAGTAATTCTATTAAGACAGACTTTAATGTATGCCCAGTCTGTAAAGAAACGTTGAGAAAGAAGTGTGGTGCTTGCGGGAAGATGGTAGATATCACTTGGAAATACTGTCCTTATTGTGAGGAAACTTTAAGAAATAGTCATTATTAG